A stretch of DNA from Cannabis sativa cultivar Pink pepper isolate KNU-18-1 chromosome X, ASM2916894v1, whole genome shotgun sequence:
AGGTGCCACATGTCTTCTATTTTGaaataaacttttatttttcttaggaaaaatatatatttttttatttttcaatttagtttttttatttttcaatttagttgtttgtataataattgtgttaataccaaaaaaaagttatatatttAGTAAACAACATTAATAATTTATCAATAGAAGATCTAATTTGAGTAAAAGTTGAGACAtgctaaataatataattttaaattcttGTGATTCAGTCTTTGTCTAGTTGTCTTAatgatattttgtaaaaatagcctctataaaaaaaaaatttattagtaaaataattttattaaaaaatttattaacaaaataatcttatATGTGGGCTATATTCATATTTTtccttattaaataattggaaaattatataataatatacataattaattatattttttttaattatatttttccaTTATATCTTTGATTTAATGATGAGAATACCATGGCTTATAATTTTCCACATACAAAACTGTGACTATAAGTCTCCCTTGTATGtatgtattaaaataatatttatatgtacAAAACTGTGACTATAAGTCACccttatctgttttagcatctgaaataattttttagtcaaattttttctcatggtcatgtatgttatagttatttaagacatcctgcaaaattttaagaaatttgaaaaagtttaacacgacgaaaattatgttcaaacagtatgttgcacgcgtgactattttattttatacgcgtgtaaaatagactgtttgaacattgttttctatattgtaaattattccgaatttttcaaaattttgtaggatatcttaaatagctataaggtacatgaatatgaaaaaaaattagactaaaatttttttctggatgccgaaacaagttaagggtACATCAAtgcatcccttttaaggggtgcattgtagaatcaccctaaattaataatgtaggttaatttgttaattacatcTGTATATTTTGTGTATTAATAATGTTTGAAACGGTTACACTAacataagaaaaaattaattaaaataaaaaaaaagttaaatatcACTTCACATCAtcaatagatatatagataattattattaattcattatttcataataaaataagaatataaGAATACAAATAAATTGTGAGTAATTTAAAAGTCAAaactttataattattaatgtatataataatatgtgATTTTACAATGCATCCCCTTAAAAGTGATGTACTGAAGCACTCttgacttgtttcggcatccagaagaattttttagtgtaatttttttttcatattcatatacgttatagctatttaagataacctacaaaattttaagaaattcagaataatttacaatatagaaaacaatgttcaaacaatctattttacacgtgtataaaataaaatagtcacgcgtgcaacacattATTTGAACGTATTTTTCGGCGtaacttttccaaatttcttaaaattttgcaggatgtcttaaataactataacgtacataaccatgagaaaaaatttgactaaaaaattatttcaggtgctaaaatagataagagtgcatcaatatatctatttcaagggggtgcattgtagaaatttcctataataattaataatagtaatggctgatattttgttttattcatTTACTACTACTATTATTACTAATaacgataataataataatgtaattataataaatatagtaCTCCTTCGCATAAAAgactttaaagaaaaaataaaaataaattaataatataaaattaagcatACTCTTACTTAAAAAGTGTAAAACaactcaaaaatttaaaaataagatataaattttaaaatagaaaaaggtagaaatttaatctttatttttttggaaTATAACAATGTGAAAGAGATTACTTCATAtaagattttaaaatttgaaatataacaatgtaaaaaaaaaaaccacaactatataactttttaaagtaatcaaaaattCAAAAGCATTGTACCAACTCAAAAAGTCATCCACAACAatcttaaaaatgtaaaatattataattttatttacttatacattaatttataattacatacaCTGTAAATAttctcaatattttttattattatatatatataaatattataattaaacaataatatatacttatatatatttgtaattatagATGTACTGATAAATTATACTGCATGATTACTTTTATTGGGAGCATCAACAATGGTCGCTACCATGTGATAGAAAATCtaaacttgtaaaattttaTCAAAACATAAATCTAGAACAAATAATATTATGAGATTTTGAATCCAATTTCTAAACAGAAACACAACTAATAAATAGTACaaattcattcaaaaaaaaaataataataaatagtacAACTAATAAATAGTGATTTGAgagaaaaggaaagaaaaatcaTGATATAATAGATAAAGAGTCATGACTATGAGTCACACACCTGAGAAAAGAAAATCTTATATATGATCCACTCACTTCTTTTTAAGAAACTCTTCTTATAACACCAATATTGATCTCAAATCAAAATTTACATATTGTGACtgatcaaaaaaaattatacccaTTAGCACTATATGTGTGTGTGAGAAGATAATGAGTAGATAATATACATGGAAAAAAatcgtaagaatatatataaggaataaaaataaattgataatCCCTATGAAAAACAAATTATTAGTATGAATAGGCCAAATAAATAGTGGTAATGAATTCGGTtacattttatctatttattatatatgtatataaatgtaTAGAAAGAAACGTTTCTGATTTCCATCATTAACTgtaataatattattagattaaataataaaatagttaaaaacaaaacaaaaaagaaaaattgagaaaaattgagaaaattgaaaaatagaaagaatagTCATATAATCCGCCACCTCACATACCCTAACAACAACATTATATAAGTatatacgttatagctatttaagataacctacaaaattttaagaaattcagaataatttacaatatagaaaacaatgttcaaacaatctattttacacgtgtataaaataaaatagtcacgcgtgcaacacattATTTGAACGTATTTTTCGGCGtaacttttccaaatttcttaaaattttgcaggatgtcttaaataactataacgtacataaccatgagaaaaaatttgactaaaaaattatttcaggtgctaaaatagataagagtgcatcaatatatctatttcaagggggtgcattgtagaaatttcctataataattaataatagtaatggctgatattttgttttattcatTTACTACTACTATTATTACTAATaacgataataataataatgtaattataataaatatagtaCTCCTTCGCATAAAAgactttaaagaaaaaataaaaataaattaataatataaaattaagcatACTCTTACTTAAAAAGTGTAAAACaactcaaaaatttaaaaataagatataaattttaaaatagaaaaaggtagaaatttaatctttatttttttggaaTATAACAATGTGAAAGAGATTACTTCATAtaagattttaaaatttgaaatataacaatgtaaaaaaaaaaaccacaactatataactttttaaagtaatcaaaaattCAAAAGCATTGTACCAACTCAAAAAGTCATCCACAACAatcttaaaaatgtaaaatattataattttatttacttatacattaatttataattacatacaCTGTAAATAttctcaatattttttattattatatatatataaatattataattaaacaataatatatacttatatatatttgtaattatagATGTACTGATAAATTATACTGCATGATTACTTTTATTGGGAGCATCAACAATGGTCGCTACCATGTGATAGAAAATCtaaacttgtaaaattttaTCAAAACATAAATCTAGAACAAATAATATTATGAGATTTTGAATCCAATTTCTAAACAGAAACACAACTAATAAATAGTACaaattcattcaaaaaaaaaataataataaatagtacAACTAATAAATAGTGATTTGAgagaaaaggaaagaaaaatcaTGATATAATAGATAAAGAGTCATGACTATGAGTCACACACCTGAGAAAAGAAAATCTTATATATGATCCACTCACTTCTTTTTAAGAAACTCTTCTTATAACACCAATATTGATCTCAAATCAAAATTTACATATTGTGACtgatcaaaaaaaattatacccaTTAGCACTATATGTGTGTGTGAGAAGATAATGAGTAGATAATATACATGGAAAAAAatcgtaagaatatatataaggaataaaaataaattgataatCCCTATGAAAAACAAATTATTAGTATGAATAGGCCAAATAAATAGTGGTAATGAATTCGGTtacattttatctatttattatatatgtatataaatgtaTAGAAAGAAACGTTTCTGATTTCCATCATTAACTgtaataatattattagattaaataataaaatagttaaaaacaaaacaaaaaagaaaaattgagaaaaattgagaaaattgaaaaatagaaagaatagTCATATAATCCGCCACCTCACATACCCTAACAACAACATTATATAAGTATATAGATAGATAGTACTTATTAACTATATGTATGTGTGTAatgttattatatttatttatttattaaaaaaatgaataaaatatattaaaggaaatagtttttaaataatattaaaaaaatatagagaaGTTGAAACGTATGAggttaaatagaaaaaataaacttttaataatgtattataataaataatagaataGAATAGAGAAGATGATGTGAGTGTTCATAGCCCCCAGCTTTTGAAATATTGATTGGCAAAGTCTTGcatcataatattttcaaagttACAAAATTACAtccaaatataatttatttttctctaCTTCTATATCTAATACCACTAAAATTTGTGACTCAAAAAGTAgtcattattataaatataaaatttgtgatataagtaacttttatttaattatatgaactaaATGTAATATTTAATGACCAAAGAAAATAATGTTCTGAGACCATAGCCAATCCATTGTAaagaaaaattgttttttttttctcttgaaaaatttgtaattaagataagttatatatatgggtgcactcttaatgggtattatctatgaaaaggtaaaattaaaaaattttgagtttttatgcttaatttttctatctagcTAATTAAAaaaagggaaacttacaaaaatactagaatttgggttaacttttacaaaaatactgtcacacggaaattttttcaaaaatactgtatttttataaaacaccaataaagcacaaagcagaacaactcaaaacaacattagaacactagtaaaacaccagtagaacaccagtgtaaacttaacacagtatactgcagtatgaaacttataaaaaaacacagtaaaaaagtaaaaaattccgcctgacagtatttttgtaaaaaaataacaaaagttagtatactatgtaaatttccctttaaatctttcatttttatattatatgggctgagattgttctatcggtaaaaaaaaaaaatttaaaaaaaaattagcaagaaaaataagagaagaaaaagttgagttttgagttaaatatttttatatgaacatatttttgatatagtgtaaaaagagatattttttgatttttttttaattaagtagttaaattaagtatagaaattcaaatttgtgatttcattattcgttattagatcaaaattcgacggtttgatatttttaaaattaatatttatagttaaatttatttagtaactattcatgggtaatacgCATTAGTGTTGCATATATATAGCTTTTATCTAATATCAAAAACTATACAAAGTATTAAACTAAGTATAAATAGTACTTCTACTCATGAGTAGCTTAATTCCAGCACTAGTGATCCTTAACTCACATGATACTAACCCTAGCCTTTGGTTATGAGTATTAattgagttatatatatatgacttgACTTGTGAGACAAAACatctatctttttttctttacatAAGTTGCTACTTGCAAGTAACCCTTTGGTTGTTTCTttgattattatattattttttttacagccTATGCTACGCTAATACATACaaaaatatgtgtatatatataaaatagtaCTGTAGAACTTCACTTATAATCGGGGCAAAGCGACGTGTATACGGGAAAATTTGTGACAGGTACCGAAAAATACTATGTCAATGAACAATTGTGTattgtcaattttttattatctaTCGAGAAATGTTATGTGATAGCATAAAAAGTGAGATATTGTTATGGGCATAAATTATATtgagttttatataatttaatttaataaataatataaaaaattattaactaataGCAATACTTTTATTTACATATATGCTTAATAGCAAtactattatttataatatatatatggtagtTTATAGATATGGTGAGACGTAATTATGACGTTTTAGAAAAGAGACTAGTGGAGTGTTTTATAACACACAAGAGCTTCCTTCCTATATGTTTGGTGTTAAGTTTTAATCTCTTAAGTCACTTTCTGTGACAATTTGTGACAAGAGAGGAGTCAATTAATTTCATGGGTGTGTCTTTACATATATAGACatctatacatatatttatatatttatatatactctATTACCACACACagtatatgtaaattattaatcattttcACTGTTTCTAAGTCTAAAGCTAGAGGTCCAATACGACACACATCTAACTATTTGAGATATTTAATAGTTGCTattgtatatttattattattattttgattacatgatgatgatgatgattatgaTGATTAAACTAcagcttaaatataatttaatttggtaATAAGCTATAATATAATTTGCCTTGTCTTTTAGGCCGGTTTGTAGGGTACACCCTTTTGCActaaaactttaattttttttaggtttGATATAAAGGAACAGAGAGTGGTGAAAAGTGACAAAGTAAAGAGAACCCTTccttcctcctcttcctctcctCTCCATCTTTAAATCCATTTTTAAAGCTATATAGTATTATAATTAGCATTTTGGTGAATGTGTAAGCAATAATCTCATCTGGGTTACTTTTACCAAGTCATGAAGAGGTTTAATAGCTCAGATTCTTTGGGTGCTCTAGTCACCATTTCTCAACCAAAAGGTAATAaacatttttcaattttctactgacattattattaattaacttcTTGacaatatacattttttttttaaaaaaaaaaaaaacaatggcaGAGACTAAAAACAATCAAGGTTATAGTAAAGAGTTTCAAGCCATGTTAGACAGTTTAGACCAAGAAGACTGTAATGAAGAGTACACAGGAAAGAAGAGAAGACTGAGTTCAAATCAAGTTAAGGCATTGGAAAGATATTTTGAAATGGAAAACAAGCTTGAGCCAGAGAGGAAATCTAAGTTGGCTGATGAGTTAGGCTTGCAACCAAGACAGGTAGCTATTTGGTTTCAAAACCGTCGAGCTCGTTGGAAGACTAAACAATTGGAGAAAGATTACAATCTTCTTAAGGCTAATTATGACTCTTTGAAGTTTTCTTATGAAGCTCTTCAAAAACAAAATGATGTTCTAACAAAAAAGGTAACATTATTTAAtgttataaataaatagttatatgtgtgtgtgtgtgtgtgttatatGTTTCTGATTTATTTTGTTGCAAACTTTATTAATTTCAGGTTAGACAGTTGAATACAAAATTGGCTACAGAGAGTGAAGAGAGCAGTCAATCTGTAAAAGAAGATCATCATCAGTCACCATTTTCTGGACATGAAAGCAATGGTTTGGATCATAGTAAAGTCAGCTGTGAATTATTTCATCaggaaaatgataataataataataattataattataagggAGCAGAACAATTACTACTACTTCATCCTCATCATAATCATCAACATCATGAGAGTATTTATGGAAACTACTATGCCAAGTCCTGCAAAGATGGCTACTCTGACAGTGATTCCATTAATGGTGTTACAAAAGATCAAGATCATAAAAAGCTTGAATATTCACTAGGGCCAAATGGGTCTAATTCTTCTTCTTGCTCAAATACTATGGAGAATTGGATTCAAATATCTGATTATAATAACTACTCTAGAGCATTCCCAGTCAAAATATGTCAACCTCAGCTCATGAGGATGGAAGATCAGACTTTGTTTAGCTCAGAAGACTCTTGTAATTTCCTTTCTGTCGATCAAGCTCCAACCCTCCACTGGTACTTTGCTGATCACCAGtaaaaaccaacaaaaaaattatatttataataaataaataaataaataaaattttgttaCAAGTACTCTATAAGAGATGAGCTTCGATGGTGCTGTAGTTATTTGCAAGTGGAAAAAGGTCCATATGTAAATCAAATTAAGTATAGTGCAGCTAATACTAGCTatgcattaattaattaattaatcaagatgttctttattttcttcttgtacTTTTGGTGATATATGATATTGTAATAGCATCGATCTCTACATCATGATGAAATATACAACCCctttttattatgttaattaTAAAAAAGTTGTGCTTGCATTTGCATGGTCATGCATGGTAACCTCCAATCACTCTCTGTTTCATTTAACTTGTTTGCATGAGAATCAAAATACTggttttgtttgttttgttttgattttgacTAATATTATGGCTCTCATTCaagattttaaataataaataatttcacaaCCCAGAACaaggttaattaattaataatttctttctttcttttttaatatattattttaaaaagaattaattaatttattggaCAAGTCTTGATCAAACAAAGCAAAGGGCCAAGTTGGCCCCCATTCTTTTCCATCTTTTTTCTGTTTGTGTTTGTGATGGGCTCCTACTAGGCCATGTGGTTGGTGAAAAGGTAcacagaaaaaatatatatcaaaatatatagtGCTGTAGCAACTTCAAGTTGTTTGGGAATAAGTTTTTTTTACAGTAGTATTTTCAgtctaaatacaaaatttcacTTTTTTCCTTGCTAAAAGCAATGTTGCccatttttttcattaattctTAACACAGATACACAAAAGAAAACGAAAAAGAGACAGAGAGATATAGAAACAAGTTGATCTTTAACAAAGTTTTAAAGCATGTGATGATGATAGTGGTAGTGGTGGTGGAGGTGGTAGTGATTATAGCACACA
This window harbors:
- the LOC115714257 gene encoding homeobox-leucine zipper protein ATHB-16; the protein is MKRFNSSDSLGALVTISQPKETKNNQGYSKEFQAMLDSLDQEDCNEEYTGKKRRLSSNQVKALERYFEMENKLEPERKSKLADELGLQPRQVAIWFQNRRARWKTKQLEKDYNLLKANYDSLKFSYEALQKQNDVLTKKVRQLNTKLATESEESSQSVKEDHHQSPFSGHESNGLDHSKVSCELFHQENDNNNNNYNYKGAEQLLLLHPHHNHQHHESIYGNYYAKSCKDGYSDSDSINGVTKDQDHKKLEYSLGPNGSNSSSCSNTMENWIQISDYNNYSRAFPVKICQPQLMRMEDQTLFSSEDSCNFLSVDQAPTLHWYFADHQ